From the Fulvia fulva chromosome 2, complete sequence genome, one window contains:
- a CDS encoding NAD(P)H azoreductase, with the protein MNCQKADNLPLLYLSDSTSWLQYLSSAHQAGWAPTSSELLDAHHEHEGITVRLATSRAEVAEQWRQEGRQAVILDLDKPQTLPAALDGVERVFMVTGYTAAMLYQGKIFIDAAEPAGVKFVVHLGVYSSGNDAIPHYVWHDMVETYIKASKLAWTNLHPNVILDSVLVTEPSTIEQRSFNVMWGEAALGWVSAADIGTVAASRRPGEARWRRLQP; encoded by the coding sequence ATGAATTGCCAGAAAGCAGACAATCTCCCCCTTCTGTATCTTTCAGACTCGACATCATGGCTACAGTACTTGTCATCGGCGCATCAGGCAGGGTGGGCTCCCACGTCGTCAGAGCTGCTTGATGCTCACCACGAGCACGAGGGCATCACGGTGCGACTGGCGACTAGCCGTGCCGAGGTGGCCGAGCAATGGCGTCAAGAAGGACGACAGGCTGTTATTCTGGATCTCGATAAGCCTCAAACTCTTCCGGCAGCATTAGACGGTGTCGAAAGAGTCTTCATGGTCACTGGCTACACGGCGGCTATGCTATATCAGGGCAAAATATTCATCGACGCCGCTGAACCTGCTGGGGTCAAGTTTGTCGTCCATCTTGGTGTCTACAGCTCGGGCAACGATGCCATTCCTCACTATGTTTGGCACGATATGGTCGAGACCTACATTAAAGCGTCTAAGCTAGCATGGACCAACCTTCACCCCAATGTCATCCTGGACTCTGTCTTAGTGACCGAACCATCCACAATTGAGCAGCGCTCTTTCAATGTGATGTGGGGAGAAGCCGCACTAGGCTGGGTTTCCGCTGCTGACATCGGCACCGTCGCTGCTTCGCGAAGGCCCGGAGAAGCACGCTGGCGCCGATTACAGCCTTAG
- a CDS encoding Protein kinase, with the protein MADSHEDPTSPLDSPSPPTSPDDIDASPLQSQKLPRLSAPRGTSDNSIPSSMSSMTASSTPRGTLDAARRPPGASVPGRGPPAAMNPDIAAKMKAFSLSRAGPPTPSATRGPSTPSATRGPSSPPTATAVPPMGGFPSGFKLPAALNRPAPPHVASSPAVPGANPSGKLSLAEKRGMKLPGGLPGQAPAANSAAPAGRQKPKMTLSSMGGGGAPNGDTAQPPKQQTQMDKYADFIDTKTGALTFKGKATVTGEGIEFSSGKSFNISLDEVDTLDELGKGNYGTVYKVRHSRPKYRKVGQGLAGNKARPVDREEEASPNSPTRSAIPTPTSALTEQAYGRGGTTGIVMAMKEMRLELEDAKFQSIIMELDVLHRCISPYIVDFYGAFFQEGAVYICMEFMDGGSIDKLYGDGIPEGVLQKITYSTTLGLKSLKEEHNIIHRDVKPTNILVNTKGQVKICDFGVSGNLVASIAKTNIGCQSYMAPERISSGGTAQAGASAEGTYSVQSDIWSLGLTIIECAMGRYPYPPETYDNIFSQLSAIVDGEPPDLPADTFSEAAHDFVAGCLNKIPKLRPTYPMLLQHAWLAALDKPATIQEEDEEAAEAAEANGETLEPQQPLIIEDQAGFIDREVGEWVTNAIDRRKRGVMGKSAKPALHAAPLDAVGSPQEKPTTGAVVV; encoded by the exons ATGGCCGACTCCCACGAAGACCCGACGAGCCCTCTCGACAGTCCCTCTCCTCCCACCTCGCCTGATGACATTGACGCATCACCGCTGCAGAGCCAGAAACTGCCCAGGCTCAGCGCGCCCAGAGGTACTTCCGATAACAGCATACCCTCCAGCATGTCGAGCATGACCGCCTCGTCCACCCCGCGGGGAACACTGGATGCTGCGCGGAGACCACCGGGAGCCTCTGTGCCTGGAAGAGGACCGCCCGCCGCCATGAACCCAGACATTGCTGCCAAGATGAAGGCATTTTCATTGTCACGAGCAGGTCCGCCCACCCCATCAGCAACCAGAGGTCCGTCCACCCCATCAGCAACCAGAGGTCCGTCGAGTCCACCGACCGCTACGGCTGTTCCGCCCATGGGTGGCTTTCCCTCAGGTTTCAAACTACCTGCTGCGCTTAACAGGCCCGCACCACCTCATGTGGCATCATCGCCGGCTGTTCCTGGAGCTAATCCGTCTGGGAAACTGTCGCTGGCAGAGAAGCGTGGCATGAAGTTGCCTGGAGGACTTCCTGGCCAGGCACCCGCTGCAAACTCTGCAGCACCAGCGGGTAGGCAGAAGCCGAAGATGACTCTCTCCTCTATGGGAGGTGGAGGCGCACCCAACGGCGACACTGCTCAACCGCCCAAACAGCAAACGCAAATGGACAAATATGCAGACTTCATCGATACCAAGACAGGAGCGCTAACGTTCAAGGGCAAAGCGACGGTGACTGGTGAGGGAATCGAGTTCTCTTCTGGCAAGAGCTTCAACATAAGCCTGGACGAAGTCGACACGTTGGATGAGTTAGGGAAAGGAAACTATGGAACGGTCTACAAGGTCAGGCATTCGCGGCCGAAGTATCGAAAAGTTGGTCAGGGTCTGGCTGGAAATAAGGCACGACCTGTGGACAGGGAAGAGGAAGCAAGTCCGAACTCACCTACGCGATCTGCAATACCGACACCGACTAGCGCTCTGACCGAGCAGGCGTATGGACGAGGAGGGACAACCGGCATTGTCATGGCGATGAAGGAGATGCGACTAGAGCTGGAAGATGCAAAGTTTCAGTCTATCATCATGGAACTTGACGTCTTGCACAGGTGTATATCGCCGTACATTGTCGACTTTTACGGTGCTTTCTTCCAGGAAGGCGCCGTCTATATATGCATGGAGTTCATGGACGGTGGCAGTATAGACAAACTATATGGAGATGGCATACCGGAGGGCGTACTACAGAAGATCACGTACTCAACGACACTAGGCCTGAAATCATTGAAGGAGGAGCACAATATCATTCATCGAGACGTAAAGCCAACGAATATTTTGGTCAATACGAAGGGACAGGTCAAGATTTGCGACTTTGGCGTATCAGGGAATCTTGTGGCCAGTATAGCGAAGACGAACATTGGATGCCAATCATACATGGCGCCAGAACGAATATCAAGTGGCGGCACAGCACAGGCTGGAGCTTCGGCAGAGGGAACATACAGCGTACAGTCCGATATCTGGTCACTGGGTCTGACCATCATCGAGTGTGCAATGGGGAGATACCCTTATCCACCGGAGACCTACGACAACATCTTCTCGCAGCTTTCC GCCATCGTCGACGGCGAACCACCCGACCTCCCAGCCGACACCTTCTCCGAAGCAGCTCACGACTTCGTCGCCGGCTGTCTCAACAAAATTCCTAAACTCCGACCAACATACCCCATGCTCCTCCAACACGCCTGGCTCGCCGCCCTCGACAAACCAGCCACGATCCAAGAAGAGGACGAAGAAGCCGCCGAGGCTGCAGAAGCCAATGGTGAGACCCTTGAACCACAACAACCTCTTATCATCGAAGACCAAGCTGGTTTCATTGATCGTGAAGTCGGCGAGTGGGTCACCAACGCCATTGATCGAAGGAAAAGGGGCGTCATGGGCAAAAGTGCGAAACCTGCTTTGCATGCTGCGCCATTGGATGCAGTGGGCAGTCCGCAGGAGAAGCCAACGACTGGTGCTGTGGTAGTCTAA